A single genomic interval of Methyloceanibacter caenitepidi harbors:
- a CDS encoding Crp/Fnr family transcriptional regulator, with amino-acid sequence MKDADWIERFEGLSRLPAPIKDVLVSRSQIVKVPGGTKVFGPGLEPDNLLLLVEGTVKVSQTSESGREIVLYRVEAGQSCVLTTACLLAHEAYAAEGVAETDVTAVAIPRAVFDELAATSPQFRTFVFAAYARRITDLFRVIDEVAFGKIDVRLADRLVGLAGGSGELEVTHQQLATELGTAREVISRQLSEFQKRGWIRLSRGHVSLSDPQALERLAASA; translated from the coding sequence ATGAAAGACGCTGATTGGATCGAGCGTTTCGAGGGATTGAGCCGTCTCCCAGCTCCGATCAAGGACGTGCTGGTGAGCCGCAGTCAGATCGTGAAGGTTCCGGGCGGCACCAAGGTCTTCGGCCCCGGACTGGAGCCGGACAACTTATTGCTTCTGGTCGAAGGCACGGTGAAGGTGTCGCAGACCTCCGAAAGCGGGCGGGAAATCGTGCTTTACCGGGTCGAGGCCGGACAAAGCTGCGTCCTGACCACCGCCTGCCTCCTCGCGCACGAGGCCTATGCGGCCGAGGGGGTGGCGGAGACGGATGTCACCGCCGTGGCGATCCCAAGGGCGGTCTTCGACGAGCTCGCGGCTACCTCGCCGCAGTTCCGCACTTTCGTCTTCGCGGCCTATGCGCGGCGCATCACGGACCTGTTTCGCGTCATCGACGAGGTGGCTTTCGGCAAGATCGACGTGCGTCTGGCGGACCGGCTTGTGGGGCTTGCGGGAGGCTCCGGAGAGCTTGAGGTCACCCACCAGCAGCTTGCGACCGAGCTCGGCACGGCCCGGGAGGTGATTTCGCGCCAGCTCAGCGAGTTCCAAAAGCGCGGCTGGATCCGCCTCTCACGGGGACACGTTTCGTTGAGTGACCCACAGGCCCTGGAGCGGCTGGCCGCCTCCGCCTGA
- a CDS encoding YgaP family membrane protein — translation MTANVGTIDRIFRAALGIGLLWFAFFSGLPLADSPVWKYGTAILGVVMLIVAVVRVCPVYSIFGLRTCA, via the coding sequence ATGACCGCGAATGTCGGCACAATCGACCGGATTTTCCGCGCCGCACTGGGCATTGGATTGCTGTGGTTCGCGTTTTTCAGCGGTCTGCCGCTCGCCGACAGCCCGGTCTGGAAGTACGGCACGGCCATTCTTGGGGTGGTGATGCTGATCGTGGCCGTCGTTCGCGTCTGCCCCGTTTACAGCATTTTTGGCCTGAGGACGTGTGCCTGA
- a CDS encoding MBL fold metallo-hydrolase, protein MTVHPEVESFFDEPTNTISYIVKDPTSDSCAVVDSVMDLDYAAGRITHDSADAIIARIKERGLKLEWIIETHAHADHLSAAPYIQQALGGKIGIGSKIMVVQETFGKFFNEGTEFQRDGSQFDALFEDGDTYMIGNLQAFAMYTPGHTPACMVHVMGDAAFVGDTLFMPDGGSARADFPGGDAGTLYDSIMKVLSLPDEMRLFMCHDYAPGGRDYAWETTVAEEKKNNIHVGEGKTKEDFIKFRTERDATLGMPRLIIPSLQVNMRGGEVPKDKDGKPMLKVPVNGL, encoded by the coding sequence ATGACCGTCCATCCGGAAGTTGAATCCTTCTTCGACGAGCCGACGAACACGATCAGCTACATCGTGAAGGACCCGACATCCGACTCCTGCGCCGTAGTGGACAGCGTCATGGACCTCGACTACGCGGCCGGCCGCATTACCCATGACAGTGCTGACGCGATCATCGCCCGCATCAAAGAGCGTGGCCTCAAGCTCGAGTGGATCATCGAGACTCATGCCCATGCCGACCATCTGTCGGCGGCGCCGTACATCCAGCAGGCGCTCGGCGGCAAGATCGGCATCGGTTCCAAGATCATGGTCGTGCAGGAGACCTTCGGAAAGTTCTTCAACGAGGGCACCGAGTTCCAGCGCGATGGCAGCCAGTTCGACGCGCTGTTCGAAGATGGCGACACGTACATGATCGGCAACCTGCAGGCATTCGCCATGTACACGCCCGGCCACACACCGGCCTGCATGGTGCACGTCATGGGCGATGCCGCGTTCGTGGGCGACACCTTGTTCATGCCGGATGGCGGTTCGGCCCGCGCCGATTTCCCCGGCGGGGATGCCGGCACGCTGTACGACTCGATCATGAAGGTGCTGAGCCTGCCGGACGAGATGCGGCTGTTCATGTGCCACGACTATGCGCCGGGCGGACGAGACTATGCCTGGGAGACCACAGTCGCCGAAGAGAAGAAGAACAACATCCATGTCGGCGAAGGCAAGACCAAGGAGGACTTCATCAAGTTCCGCACCGAGCGCGATGCAACGCTCGGCATGCCCCGGCTGATCATTCCCTCGCTCCAGGTGAACATGCGCGGCGGCGAGGTGCCGAAGGACAAGGACGGCAAGCCGATGCTCAAGGTCCCGGTTAACGGGCTATAG
- a CDS encoding bifunctional protein tyrosine phosphatase family protein/NAD(P)/FAD-dependent oxidoreductase, giving the protein MELKRISEALSVSGQITPADVAELKAQGFRSIVCNRPDGEGADQPTFEEIHEAADAAGLEARYLPVKSGLVQDDDAVAFGAALRELPGPVFAYCRTGTRSVTLWSLSQSKAMPMADILTAAKAAGYDMNGVARRIANGGKTPTDTGDAKYDIVIVGGGAGGIAVASSLHVRSPELDIAIIDPAEIHYYQPGWTMVGGGVFEAQDTAKTMGSLIPRGVHWIKAAVAAFEPENDAVILDGCRVVKYDRLVVCPGLKLDWGAVEGLEETLGRNGVTSNYRYDLAPYTWELVQRMNKGRAIFTQPPMPIKCAGAPQKAMYLSGDAWYRRGVLKDIDIQFNNAGGVLFGVKDYVPALMDYIEKYHATLNFFHNLVAIDGSAKTATFKVAKPDAEPSTVTMDFDMIHVCPPQTAPDFIRVSPLADAAGWVDVDQTTLRHKTYDNIWSLGDVMNAPNAKTAAAARKQAPTVAENIVADIAGGSAVAQYDGYGSCPLTVERGKIVLAEFGYGGALKPSFPKFFIDGTKPSRAAWILKEKMLPPIYWWAMLKGKEWMAKPERLSVAAK; this is encoded by the coding sequence ATGGAACTGAAACGCATTTCAGAAGCGCTGTCGGTCAGCGGCCAGATCACCCCGGCCGATGTCGCCGAACTCAAAGCGCAGGGCTTCCGCTCGATCGTCTGCAACCGGCCCGACGGCGAAGGCGCCGATCAGCCGACCTTCGAGGAAATCCACGAGGCCGCTGACGCGGCCGGACTCGAAGCGCGCTATCTGCCGGTCAAGTCCGGGCTCGTCCAGGACGACGATGCCGTCGCCTTCGGCGCGGCCCTCCGTGAGCTTCCGGGACCCGTCTTCGCCTACTGCCGCACCGGCACGCGTTCGGTGACGTTGTGGTCGCTGAGTCAGTCCAAGGCGATGCCCATGGCCGACATCCTGACGGCGGCCAAGGCGGCGGGCTACGACATGAACGGCGTCGCCCGGCGCATCGCCAATGGCGGCAAGACACCAACCGACACCGGCGATGCCAAATACGACATTGTCATAGTCGGCGGCGGGGCAGGCGGCATTGCCGTCGCCTCCAGCCTGCATGTGCGCAGTCCCGAACTCGACATCGCGATCATCGATCCCGCCGAGATCCATTATTACCAGCCAGGCTGGACCATGGTCGGCGGCGGCGTCTTCGAAGCGCAAGATACGGCCAAGACCATGGGCTCGCTCATTCCCCGCGGGGTTCACTGGATCAAGGCCGCGGTTGCCGCCTTCGAGCCCGAGAACGATGCGGTCATTCTCGACGGCTGTCGTGTGGTCAAATACGACCGTCTCGTCGTCTGTCCCGGACTCAAGCTCGACTGGGGCGCCGTCGAGGGTCTCGAGGAGACACTCGGCCGCAACGGCGTCACGTCGAACTATCGCTACGACCTGGCGCCCTACACCTGGGAGCTGGTGCAGCGGATGAATAAGGGCCGCGCGATCTTCACCCAGCCGCCGATGCCGATCAAATGTGCGGGCGCGCCGCAAAAAGCGATGTATCTGTCGGGTGACGCCTGGTACCGCCGCGGCGTTCTGAAAGACATCGATATCCAGTTCAACAACGCGGGCGGCGTCCTGTTTGGCGTCAAGGACTATGTCCCGGCGCTCATGGACTACATCGAGAAATACCACGCCACGCTGAACTTCTTCCACAATCTGGTCGCCATAGATGGCTCGGCCAAGACAGCGACGTTCAAAGTCGCCAAGCCGGACGCCGAGCCGTCGACCGTGACCATGGATTTCGACATGATCCATGTGTGTCCGCCGCAGACGGCGCCCGACTTCATCCGGGTGTCGCCGCTCGCGGACGCAGCCGGATGGGTCGATGTCGATCAGACGACGCTGCGGCACAAGACCTACGACAACATTTGGAGTCTGGGCGACGTGATGAACGCGCCCAACGCGAAGACGGCGGCGGCCGCACGCAAGCAAGCGCCGACGGTTGCCGAGAATATCGTCGCCGATATCGCTGGCGGCTCCGCGGTGGCGCAGTATGACGGCTACGGCTCGTGCCCCCTCACGGTGGAGCGCGGCAAGATCGTGCTGGCCGAGTTCGGCTATGGCGGTGCGCTCAAGCCTAGCTTCCCGAAATTCTTCATCGACGGCACGAAGCCCTCGCGGGCAGCCTGGATTCTGAAGGAGAAGATGCTGCCGCCGATTTATTGGTGGGCCATGCTCAAGGGCAAGGAGTGGATGGCCAAGCCCGAGCGGCTGTCGGTGGCCGCGAAGTGA
- a CDS encoding SulP family inorganic anion transporter — MIARLRKFIPVLDWGRTYNAAAFSNDLVAAVIVTIMLIPQSLAYALLAGLPPEAGIYASIVPIILYAIFGTSRALAVGPVAVVSLLTASAVGQVAEQGTAGYAVAALTLALLSGGFLLTLGILRLGFLANFLSHPVIAGFITASGILIACSQLKHILGVEAGGHTLPEMIGSLVTHLGETNLITLAIGAGAIAFLFWVRKGLKPLLRSLGCGPKLSDLITKAGPVAAVVLTTLITWAFVLSSQGVSIVGEVPQSLPPLTMPGLSPGLIADLAIPAVLISIIGFVESVSVAQTLAAKKRQHIDPDQELIGLGAANLGAAFTGGYPVTGGFARSVVNFDAGAETPAAGAYTAVGLAIAAVALTPLVYFLPKATLAATIIVAVLSLVDLSILKKTWGYSKSDFSAVAATIVLTLLLGVEIGVATGVAISVLLHLYKTSRPHVAEIGLVPGTQHFRNINRHDVETDPTVLMLRVDESLYFANARFLETLILERVTEGCAIRNVVLMFSAVNAVDYSALESLEAINERLTDMNVGFHLSEVKGPVMDRLQTSHLLQHLNGRVFLSQYDAWVAVSGRPVEPVGRAMAAAC; from the coding sequence ATGATCGCTCGGCTCCGCAAGTTCATTCCCGTGCTCGACTGGGGCCGCACCTACAACGCGGCCGCATTCTCGAACGACCTGGTCGCGGCGGTGATCGTAACGATCATGCTGATCCCGCAGTCGCTGGCCTATGCGCTGCTTGCCGGCCTGCCGCCGGAAGCCGGTATCTATGCCTCGATCGTGCCGATCATTCTGTATGCGATTTTCGGGACCTCACGCGCCCTGGCCGTCGGTCCCGTCGCCGTCGTGTCGCTGCTCACGGCGTCGGCCGTCGGTCAGGTGGCCGAGCAAGGCACGGCAGGATACGCGGTCGCGGCCTTGACCCTCGCACTTCTGTCGGGCGGCTTCCTGCTGACACTCGGTATCCTGCGGCTGGGATTTCTGGCGAACTTCCTTAGCCACCCGGTGATCGCCGGCTTCATCACCGCCTCGGGCATCCTGATCGCCTGCAGCCAGCTCAAGCACATCCTCGGCGTCGAAGCGGGCGGCCACACGCTGCCCGAGATGATCGGCTCGCTCGTGACGCATCTGGGTGAGACCAATCTCATCACCTTGGCCATCGGCGCCGGAGCCATCGCGTTTCTGTTCTGGGTGCGTAAAGGACTAAAGCCGCTCTTGCGCTCGCTGGGGTGCGGGCCGAAGCTGTCCGACCTCATCACCAAGGCCGGCCCCGTGGCGGCGGTCGTCCTGACGACGCTGATCACTTGGGCGTTCGTCTTGAGCAGCCAGGGCGTGTCCATCGTGGGCGAGGTGCCGCAAAGCCTGCCGCCGCTCACCATGCCGGGGCTCTCGCCCGGCCTGATTGCCGATCTCGCCATCCCCGCCGTCCTCATATCGATCATCGGCTTCGTGGAGTCCGTCTCGGTCGCCCAGACACTCGCTGCCAAGAAGCGCCAGCACATCGATCCGGATCAGGAGCTGATCGGCCTCGGTGCCGCCAATCTCGGCGCGGCTTTCACGGGCGGCTATCCGGTGACCGGCGGTTTTGCACGCTCGGTGGTGAACTTCGACGCGGGCGCCGAAACGCCCGCCGCGGGCGCATACACGGCCGTCGGCCTCGCGATCGCCGCCGTCGCGCTCACGCCGCTCGTCTACTTCCTGCCCAAGGCCACCTTGGCCGCGACCATCATCGTCGCCGTACTGAGCCTGGTCGATTTGTCCATCCTCAAGAAGACGTGGGGCTACTCGAAGTCCGACTTCTCCGCCGTCGCCGCGACCATCGTGCTCACGCTGTTGCTGGGCGTCGAGATCGGCGTCGCGACCGGCGTCGCCATCTCGGTTCTGCTGCATCTCTACAAGACGTCGCGGCCGCACGTGGCGGAGATCGGCCTCGTGCCCGGAACGCAGCATTTCCGGAACATCAACCGGCACGACGTCGAGACCGACCCCACCGTGCTGATGCTCCGTGTCGACGAGAGCCTCTACTTCGCGAACGCACGCTTTCTCGAAACCCTGATCTTGGAACGGGTGACCGAGGGCTGCGCCATCCGCAACGTCGTCCTGATGTTCTCGGCGGTCAACGCTGTCGACTACTCGGCCCTCGAAAGCCTCGAGGCGATCAACGAACGCCTCACCGACATGAACGTCGGCTTCCACCTTTCCGAGGTGAAGGGCCCCGTGATGGACCGGCTGCAAACGTCCCACCTCCTGCAGCACCTCAACGGTCGCGTGTTCCTGTCCCAATACGACGCCTGGGTGGCCGTCTCCGGTCGTCCTGTCGAACCGGTTGGTCGTGCCATGGCCGCCGCTTGCTGA
- a CDS encoding sensor histidine kinase: protein MLAGLLGAAQAWADPDTPLQLQRTDFHADLAPHVRYLIDGEHALSAEQALDLVSTDRFKQIETTIVDFGFTKARFWLWAEVENASDEAGTWKLLLSNPLSDALAVYVVPETGDGFGAPVEILSHTLDEPFAARELAYRNHVATFRLGAHERAGLLIAYASKAATQQILSVESPDYFFAQVDQEDMHNFLVLGLLLGMTLVSVIYLTALRSRAALYYGVYICAAALYLFQTDGYGFQFLWPKSPAWNSMAVIPIGALWAASGLQFARSFVDAPNNHPTLNTLFLGGLVASGLMFASSFWLFEASWFKFIALALAVYCTSLYVAAGVAAVRRGQAGGRFFLAGALIVVAPILVGLVSYALPGQFSQDMIGHGARYALGLEGTAFALAIFANLLGIRRERDEAMRREIVETKEKLAAVEALQEARQKHARAVQLAERRRDQLATTAHDIQQPLASLRMALRQMETLAGLDRDKIAGSLSYLDQLIDRNLKDTRPSTVDDGHGEMDDPHASFAAATQDKPAAEDFPVSVVLGNVARMFEAEAHEKGLGFRMVPSSLHVTADPIGLMRIVSNLVSNAVKYTDQGRILLGCRREQDRVRIEIRDTGPGMTQEEAGRLLKPYQKGETGGTGLGLAVVSRLAREQGFSFDVTSTPGRGSVFTVSVPRSGTQNAAT, encoded by the coding sequence TTGTTAGCAGGGCTTCTGGGTGCGGCTCAAGCATGGGCGGACCCCGACACGCCCTTGCAGCTTCAGCGCACGGACTTTCATGCCGACTTGGCGCCGCATGTTCGCTACCTGATCGATGGCGAGCACGCACTCAGCGCCGAGCAAGCCCTCGATCTCGTCTCGACCGACAGATTCAAGCAAATCGAGACGACCATCGTGGATTTCGGATTCACCAAAGCCCGGTTTTGGCTGTGGGCCGAGGTGGAGAACGCTTCGGATGAGGCGGGCACGTGGAAGCTCTTGTTGAGCAATCCCCTGTCCGATGCGCTGGCGGTCTACGTCGTTCCGGAAACCGGCGACGGGTTCGGTGCGCCGGTCGAGATCCTGTCTCATACGCTTGACGAGCCGTTCGCAGCGCGCGAGCTGGCCTATCGCAACCACGTCGCGACGTTCCGGCTCGGCGCGCACGAGCGCGCAGGACTGCTGATCGCCTATGCCTCGAAGGCCGCGACGCAACAGATCCTTTCTGTCGAGAGCCCCGACTACTTCTTCGCGCAGGTCGACCAGGAAGATATGCACAACTTCCTGGTTCTGGGGCTGCTGCTCGGCATGACGCTTGTCAGCGTCATCTATCTCACGGCGCTACGCTCACGGGCCGCGCTGTACTACGGCGTATATATCTGCGCGGCCGCTCTCTACCTCTTCCAGACGGACGGGTACGGCTTCCAGTTTCTGTGGCCCAAATCGCCGGCGTGGAATTCCATGGCGGTGATTCCGATCGGCGCCCTCTGGGCCGCCAGCGGTCTGCAATTTGCCCGTTCGTTCGTGGATGCGCCGAATAACCACCCGACACTGAACACACTCTTTCTTGGCGGCCTTGTTGCGTCCGGCCTGATGTTCGCGTCGTCTTTCTGGCTGTTCGAAGCGTCCTGGTTCAAATTCATCGCGCTCGCGCTCGCCGTCTATTGCACATCGCTCTACGTTGCTGCAGGCGTCGCCGCGGTCCGGCGCGGCCAAGCGGGCGGACGCTTCTTTCTCGCCGGTGCTCTCATCGTCGTTGCGCCGATCCTGGTCGGTCTGGTGAGCTATGCGTTGCCCGGCCAGTTTTCGCAGGACATGATCGGACACGGTGCGCGCTACGCACTCGGCCTGGAAGGGACCGCATTCGCTCTCGCCATCTTCGCGAACCTTCTCGGTATTCGCCGCGAACGCGACGAGGCCATGCGCCGCGAAATCGTCGAGACCAAGGAGAAGCTGGCGGCGGTCGAGGCGCTCCAAGAGGCCAGGCAGAAACATGCACGCGCGGTGCAGCTGGCGGAACGGCGGCGCGATCAGCTCGCGACTACCGCGCACGACATCCAGCAGCCCCTCGCCTCCTTGCGCATGGCGTTGCGGCAGATGGAAACTCTCGCGGGCCTCGACCGCGACAAGATCGCCGGAAGCCTGTCCTATCTCGATCAGTTGATCGACCGGAACTTGAAAGACACCCGGCCCTCGACGGTGGACGACGGCCATGGCGAAATGGACGACCCCCACGCGAGCTTTGCGGCGGCTACGCAAGACAAGCCGGCGGCGGAGGACTTTCCAGTTTCCGTGGTCCTAGGAAACGTGGCCCGAATGTTCGAAGCCGAGGCGCACGAGAAAGGTTTGGGCTTTCGCATGGTTCCCAGCAGCCTCCACGTGACCGCCGATCCGATTGGTCTCATGCGGATCGTCAGCAACCTCGTGTCCAACGCAGTGAAGTACACCGACCAGGGACGCATCCTGCTCGGCTGTCGGCGAGAGCAGGACCGCGTTCGCATCGAAATCCGCGATACGGGCCCCGGCATGACACAGGAAGAAGCCGGCCGCCTGCTCAAGCCTTACCAGAAAGGCGAGACCGGCGGCACGGGGCTCGGTCTTGCCGTCGTCTCACGGCTCGCGCGCGAACAAGGTTTCAGCTTTGACGTAACCTCGACGCCAGGGCGCGGCTCGGTTTTCACAGTATCCGTGCCGCGCAGCGGGACTCAGAACGCGGCGACCTGA
- a CDS encoding response regulator, producing MAHDGLPKVSATAIVADDHKLLRDGIKQILQSVDGISIVAEAQDGLEAISLVRQHKPDLLTLDMAMPYAQGLEIYEEVRRWSPETRVIVFTGLTSLGLLSELVTAGVDGLFAKRGDPDELKDSVSVILSGGKVIAPEIVTLLEEGTPASSLTARERQILSLVATGLSNKEIAARLGVSLKTVDNHRTNLMRKLDVHSIAELLTYALREGLLEGSDQL from the coding sequence ATGGCTCATGACGGGTTACCGAAAGTCAGCGCAACCGCGATCGTTGCGGACGACCACAAATTGCTGCGCGACGGCATCAAGCAAATCCTTCAGTCCGTGGACGGTATCTCTATTGTCGCCGAGGCCCAGGACGGCCTTGAAGCAATCAGCCTGGTGCGCCAGCACAAGCCGGATCTTCTGACCTTGGACATGGCCATGCCATACGCGCAAGGCCTCGAGATCTACGAAGAAGTGCGGCGCTGGAGCCCCGAGACGCGCGTCATCGTCTTTACGGGGCTGACCTCGCTCGGTCTTCTCAGCGAGTTGGTCACGGCTGGCGTCGATGGACTCTTCGCCAAGCGCGGCGATCCCGACGAGCTGAAAGACAGCGTTTCCGTCATCCTGAGTGGAGGGAAGGTGATCGCGCCCGAGATCGTGACTCTTCTGGAAGAGGGGACGCCGGCGAGCAGCCTGACGGCGCGCGAGCGGCAGATTCTCAGCCTCGTCGCGACGGGCCTTTCGAACAAGGAGATCGCGGCCCGCCTGGGCGTCAGTCTGAAAACCGTCGACAATCATCGCACCAACCTCATGCGCAAGCTCGACGTGCACTCCATCGCGGAGCTTCTGACCTACGCGCTGCGCGAGGGGCTCCTCGAAGGGTCGGATCAGCTGTGA